Proteins from one Chitinophaga oryzae genomic window:
- a CDS encoding glycoside hydrolase, giving the protein MKKNLPGISLSLLAIALATACTKNMRDDLQNTVSGKLSNGIVAAALVTDTANITLNWGTTYQRIEGFGAFAGRATPFFESPKRDSIMKQLWGVDGLQLNIVRGEVMYHYPFDKTTGTVTIQPAGASIDMDPASAAYQALNSNQKAQLAQLWILKKLKERHQVPIMVASTWTPPLYMKTNTSQESAKNFNGLNYSCCSTDFANYVAGFTKAYQNEGINFYAVSPSNEPENVFSDWAASYWTASHLGEFISNNLRPALNAKGLNTVKIISSENAAWGTANSFLSGMDKSNVDILAGHGYVEIGDLILGKRGLNQDPKTWNYATGNRPVWMTEASDDSGVYDNTMTGGLKLAINMHKFLAECNVNAYVYWLGMLAIRNNESLICTNGDGSLDYPKTYDVMGQYSRFVHAGYYRFNSALANNTTLKVSAWKDPATGKFSVVIVNPGGAETRTRLKLSGFASSQITSYLTADNTTAHWQQSAPLAPQADGSFVVVVPPTSVITFTGTAQ; this is encoded by the coding sequence ATGAAAAAAAATCTGCCAGGCATTTCCCTGTCCTTACTGGCCATAGCATTGGCCACCGCGTGCACCAAAAACATGCGGGACGATCTGCAAAACACCGTCAGCGGTAAACTTTCCAACGGCATTGTGGCGGCCGCACTGGTCACAGACACTGCCAACATCACCCTGAACTGGGGCACCACCTACCAGCGGATAGAAGGCTTCGGCGCTTTTGCCGGCCGCGCCACACCGTTCTTTGAGTCACCCAAACGTGACAGCATTATGAAGCAACTCTGGGGCGTCGATGGACTGCAACTGAACATCGTCCGCGGTGAAGTAATGTACCACTATCCGTTCGACAAAACCACCGGCACGGTGACTATTCAGCCGGCAGGCGCCAGTATCGATATGGACCCTGCCAGTGCGGCTTACCAGGCGCTCAACAGCAACCAGAAAGCGCAGCTGGCACAACTGTGGATACTGAAGAAACTAAAAGAACGGCATCAGGTGCCCATCATGGTGGCCAGCACCTGGACACCGCCGCTGTACATGAAGACCAACACCTCCCAGGAGAGCGCCAAAAACTTCAACGGCCTTAATTACAGCTGTTGCTCCACAGATTTTGCCAATTACGTTGCCGGCTTCACCAAAGCCTATCAGAACGAAGGCATCAACTTTTACGCAGTGTCGCCAAGTAATGAGCCGGAGAACGTATTCTCCGACTGGGCCGCTTCCTATTGGACCGCTTCCCACCTGGGAGAGTTTATCTCCAACAATCTCCGGCCTGCTTTAAACGCCAAAGGGCTGAACACCGTGAAAATCATTTCTTCCGAAAATGCCGCCTGGGGCACGGCCAACAGCTTCCTGTCCGGCATGGACAAAAGCAATGTAGACATCCTCGCCGGCCATGGCTACGTGGAAATCGGTGACCTCATCCTCGGCAAACGCGGGCTGAACCAGGACCCGAAAACGTGGAACTACGCTACCGGCAACCGTCCTGTCTGGATGACAGAAGCTTCCGACGACAGCGGCGTATACGATAACACCATGACCGGTGGTCTGAAGCTTGCCATCAACATGCACAAGTTTCTCGCCGAGTGTAACGTGAACGCCTATGTATACTGGTTAGGCATGCTGGCCATCCGTAACAACGAATCACTGATCTGTACCAACGGAGACGGCTCGCTCGACTATCCCAAAACTTACGATGTGATGGGGCAGTACTCCCGGTTTGTACACGCCGGTTATTACCGTTTTAATTCCGCATTGGCCAACAACACTACCCTGAAAGTATCTGCCTGGAAAGATCCTGCCACCGGCAAATTCAGCGTGGTGATCGTTAATCCCGGCGGCGCTGAAACCCGTACGCGGTTGAAGCTTTCCGGCTTCGCCAGCAGCCAGATCACTTCTTATCTGACCGCAGACAACACCACTGCGCACTGGCAGCAAAGCGCTCCGCTGGCGCCGCAGGCGGATGGCAGCTTTGTAGTGGTAGTGCCGCCCACCAGCGTGATTACCTTTACAGGAACAGCGCAATAG
- a CDS encoding glycoside hydrolase family 16 protein, whose product MKYMFLCTALLAGLSACNTTRPATGAQQHLYIQPEGRSPQSWKLVWEDNFNGPTLDTTKWTRIPRNNADWGKHMTSDDRCYDLKDGKLYLRGINNPDTAKDPRPFLTGGIYSKGKFAFQYGKIEIRAKLECAQGAWPAIWMLAEKDKYGAYPRNGEIDIMEHLNYDSIIYQTTHSYYTLDLKQTEKPPHSGKAALRNGEFNVFGVSWYPDKIVFLLNGKETFTYPRVEGVDPSQWPYDQPFYLLIDQQLGGNWVGKVNAKDLPVQMIVDWVKVYQ is encoded by the coding sequence ATGAAATACATGTTTTTATGCACCGCACTGCTGGCTGGTTTGTCAGCATGCAACACCACACGGCCTGCCACAGGCGCGCAACAACACCTCTACATTCAGCCGGAAGGCCGGTCCCCGCAGTCCTGGAAGCTGGTATGGGAGGATAACTTCAACGGTCCTACGCTGGACACTACCAAATGGACGCGTATACCCCGCAACAACGCCGACTGGGGCAAACACATGACCAGCGACGACCGCTGTTACGACCTGAAAGACGGGAAACTGTATCTCCGTGGCATCAACAATCCCGATACCGCCAAAGACCCCAGGCCTTTTCTTACCGGCGGTATCTACAGCAAAGGGAAATTCGCTTTCCAGTACGGAAAGATAGAAATCCGCGCCAAACTGGAATGTGCGCAGGGCGCCTGGCCCGCTATCTGGATGCTGGCAGAAAAAGATAAATACGGCGCCTATCCCCGCAACGGAGAAATCGACATCATGGAGCACCTGAACTATGACAGTATCATTTATCAAACCACCCACTCCTATTATACCCTGGACCTGAAACAGACAGAGAAACCGCCGCATTCCGGGAAAGCAGCCCTGCGCAACGGTGAGTTCAACGTTTTCGGTGTCTCCTGGTACCCCGATAAGATCGTGTTCCTGCTCAACGGGAAAGAAACCTTCACCTATCCGCGGGTGGAAGGTGTGGACCCTTCACAATGGCCGTACGACCAGCCTTTTTATCTGCTGATAGATCAACAGCTGGGCGGCAACTGGGTAGGCAAGGTAAATGCGAAAGACCTGCCGGTGCAGATGATCGTGGACTGGGTGAAGGTGTATCAGTAA
- a CDS encoding MarR family winged helix-turn-helix transcriptional regulator produces MDNFATASSLRLSISNLNKRLRKQVYATEGFSLSELSVLSYIYQQGALFPSELAELVKVKNQSMSQMLNNLETEGLITRTQSMEDKRKMSVTITPKGKKMVEKTRHERDEWLAAAIHHTLSAEEKKLLSAAIPLLSKLADYK; encoded by the coding sequence ATGGATAATTTCGCCACTGCTTCTTCACTAAGGCTCAGTATCTCTAACCTGAACAAACGGCTGCGCAAACAGGTATACGCTACAGAGGGTTTCTCGCTAAGCGAGCTCTCGGTCCTTTCCTATATATATCAGCAGGGGGCATTGTTCCCGTCGGAACTGGCGGAGCTGGTAAAAGTGAAGAACCAGTCCATGTCACAGATGCTTAACAACCTGGAAACGGAGGGGCTCATCACCCGCACCCAATCCATGGAAGACAAACGTAAAATGAGCGTGACCATCACCCCCAAAGGGAAAAAAATGGTAGAGAAAACCCGGCATGAACGGGACGAATGGCTGGCGGCAGCGATCCATCATACATTATCCGCAGAAGAAAAAAAACTGTTGTCCGCAGCGATACCGCTGCTCAGCAAACTTGCAGACTATAAATAA
- a CDS encoding isochorismatase family protein, translating to MITSIDKNTALVLIDLQKGIYSRQTAHPVQDVLHNAARLATAFREAGLPVVVVHVNPIGSPAMTVRAEVNNGVPKEPAAQQQQLEIMKAGGFFDIAPDINVQPEDILITKGTFSAFPHTPLLGILRDRHITNIVLAGISTSIGVEGTARSANEHGFNITFATDAMTDTQPACHENSVRYIFPRIGETGTTEAVLHHLHLREK from the coding sequence ATGATCACCAGTATCGACAAAAACACAGCCCTCGTACTCATTGATCTTCAGAAGGGCATATACTCGCGTCAGACGGCGCATCCGGTGCAAGACGTCCTCCACAACGCCGCCAGGCTGGCCACAGCCTTCCGCGAAGCGGGCCTGCCTGTGGTGGTAGTCCATGTAAACCCGATAGGTTCACCTGCCATGACCGTAAGGGCGGAGGTGAACAACGGCGTTCCTAAAGAACCGGCGGCGCAACAGCAGCAGCTGGAGATCATGAAAGCCGGCGGATTCTTTGATATCGCCCCCGATATTAATGTGCAACCGGAAGACATCCTTATTACCAAGGGCACCTTCAGCGCGTTCCCGCATACACCGCTCCTGGGCATCCTTCGCGATCGGCACATCACCAACATCGTACTGGCAGGCATTTCCACCAGTATCGGCGTGGAAGGCACCGCCAGAAGCGCCAACGAACATGGCTTCAACATTACCTTTGCCACAGACGCCATGACCGACACCCAGCCGGCCTGCCATGAAAACAGTGTCCGGTACATCTTCCCCCGCATCGGCGAAACCGGCACTACCGAAGCCGTCCTGCATCATCTGCACTTACGTGAAAAATAA
- a CDS encoding MFS transporter has translation MKNKKRIPVGFITPLVLGTMMNPLNSTMLATALTTICTSFGRDVSDGALLITPLYLTSTIGQPLMGRLADLYSPKKINQLGFLLVLLAGITGTIAPSFSWLIVSRVLLGLGTSAAYPSAIALVNRKYAAAGEPVPGGVLGIIAVSGLGSMVLGPVLGGLLSQTLGWKGIFFINIPWVLLSLWLARALPDTPPASPVSIRELPQHLDIIGVLLFSGLLLNLLWLLLHHTFSAGGFLLLSVLLLFFILWERQRNNPFMDIRLFARQPSLALVYLSAMATSYVMYLMLFSLPQWLESVKQFSPARTGLLLLPMSLVSAAAGLLMSRHNSLLVKNMTGIGCMIVACTALFFVNARLSLSLLLGITLLVGLSTGINPIANQAWLQEEAPAGRTGVSFGLYRTFGYIGAIVSGSQMKALYHQGVTDSSFHTVAWYTAASCAGMVLLLLPSVSRKRALSLR, from the coding sequence GTGAAAAATAAAAAACGTATACCCGTTGGGTTTATCACGCCGCTGGTGCTCGGCACCATGATGAACCCGCTCAACTCCACCATGCTGGCAACGGCCCTGACAACTATCTGCACTTCCTTTGGCAGGGATGTCAGCGATGGCGCCCTGCTGATCACGCCACTGTATCTTACCTCCACAATCGGTCAACCGCTCATGGGCAGGCTGGCAGACCTCTACAGCCCTAAAAAAATAAATCAGCTGGGCTTCCTGCTGGTACTGCTGGCGGGCATTACAGGCACTATCGCTCCATCCTTTTCATGGCTGATCGTATCCCGGGTATTATTAGGGCTGGGCACCTCCGCCGCCTATCCTTCCGCTATTGCATTGGTCAACAGAAAATATGCGGCCGCCGGCGAACCCGTGCCGGGTGGCGTACTGGGCATCATTGCCGTATCCGGCCTGGGCAGCATGGTATTGGGGCCGGTATTGGGAGGCTTGCTATCGCAGACGTTGGGGTGGAAAGGTATTTTCTTCATCAATATCCCGTGGGTATTGTTATCGCTGTGGCTGGCGCGCGCCCTGCCGGACACGCCGCCGGCATCGCCGGTCAGTATCCGGGAACTGCCACAGCACCTGGATATTATCGGCGTCCTGCTTTTCAGCGGCCTGTTACTGAATTTATTATGGCTGTTGCTGCATCACACTTTTTCAGCCGGAGGTTTTTTACTGCTGAGCGTTTTGTTATTGTTTTTCATCTTGTGGGAACGGCAACGAAACAACCCTTTTATGGACATCCGGCTGTTTGCCCGGCAACCTTCGCTGGCGCTGGTATACCTGAGTGCAATGGCCACCAGTTACGTTATGTACCTGATGCTTTTTTCATTGCCGCAGTGGCTGGAGAGCGTGAAACAGTTTTCTCCTGCGCGCACCGGCTTGTTGCTGCTGCCCATGTCGCTGGTGTCTGCGGCTGCCGGCCTGCTGATGTCCAGGCACAACAGCCTGCTGGTAAAAAATATGACCGGCATTGGCTGTATGATCGTGGCGTGTACGGCCTTGTTTTTTGTCAACGCCCGCCTTTCCCTATCCCTGCTGTTGGGCATCACCCTACTGGTGGGATTGTCTACCGGCATCAATCCCATTGCTAACCAGGCGTGGCTCCAGGAAGAGGCGCCAGCGGGACGTACCGGCGTTTCGTTTGGCCTTTACCGTACTTTCGGTTATATCGGCGCCATCGTTTCAGGTTCACAAATGAAGGCGCTGTACCATCAGGGAGTTACCGACAGCAGTTTTCATACAGTGGCATGGTATACAGCCGCCAGTTGCGCAGGGATGGTACTGTTGCTGCTGCCTTCCGTCAGCCGGAAAAGGGCGCTGTCTTTGCGATAA
- a CDS encoding dihydrofolate reductase family protein produces MRKLILQMQVSVDGFVADAQGGTDWLVHDWDQQLKDYVLALTQSVDLILMGRKLADTFIPAWTARAGDPDIADVYTHRMNDLPKMVFSRTQTGHGWQNTVLVNEELPEEAARLKKSPGGDIITYGGSHLAASLIQEQLIDEFYLFVNPVAIGKGLPIFHQLEQQLSMKLVSATSFPCGIVVLFYKPQYHR; encoded by the coding sequence ATGAGAAAGCTGATACTTCAGATGCAGGTAAGCGTAGATGGTTTTGTAGCCGATGCGCAGGGCGGCACAGACTGGCTTGTCCACGACTGGGACCAGCAGCTGAAAGATTACGTGCTGGCCCTGACCCAATCCGTAGATCTCATCCTGATGGGACGCAAACTGGCAGACACCTTCATTCCTGCGTGGACAGCCCGCGCCGGCGATCCCGATATCGCCGACGTATACACGCATCGGATGAACGATCTTCCTAAAATGGTCTTCTCCCGGACGCAGACCGGACATGGCTGGCAGAACACGGTGCTTGTCAACGAAGAGCTGCCCGAAGAAGCAGCCCGTTTAAAAAAATCCCCCGGAGGGGATATCATCACCTACGGGGGCAGCCACCTCGCGGCCAGCCTGATACAGGAACAGCTGATCGATGAATTTTACCTGTTCGTGAACCCGGTGGCCATCGGCAAAGGGCTGCCAATCTTCCATCAGCTGGAACAGCAGCTCTCCATGAAACTGGTCAGCGCGACTTCATTTCCCTGCGGTATCGTGGTCCTTTTTTATAAGCCCCAGTACCACCGGTAA
- a CDS encoding S41 family peptidase codes for MKKWYSLMAACLCLSTVYGQTVTSAEKQAIIRQSAQLLEQHYVYPDKGKVLAAALLQKEKELSKGTDSVDAFAKSVTSLLRQTVKDGHVYLRFDPEIVPKLKVPRQRMDSAQDPFHYGERAARMNYGFMEVKVLPGTVGYIRLSEINFSPKSVDLLKAAMTLVQHTQALILDLRDNGGGGSAIGLVLEGYFVKAGTPLLEVKNRKGDSEVMKAEALSGTQPYERPLYILVNKKTASAAEALAFELQHLKRAMVVGERTAGGAHMNELFPVGDRFCLSVSCAAPVFPGTDHSWELTGIQPDIVTTNREEDLPVVLGLIKKDHDTAGK; via the coding sequence ATGAAAAAATGGTATAGCCTGATGGCTGCCTGCCTGTGCCTGTCAACGGTCTACGGGCAAACGGTGACTTCCGCCGAAAAACAAGCGATCATCCGCCAGTCCGCACAACTGCTGGAACAACACTATGTGTATCCCGACAAAGGCAAGGTGCTGGCAGCCGCATTGCTGCAAAAAGAAAAAGAACTGAGCAAAGGCACCGATAGTGTGGACGCCTTCGCCAAATCGGTTACCAGCTTGCTTCGGCAAACGGTCAAAGACGGGCATGTGTACCTGCGCTTTGACCCGGAAATAGTGCCGAAGCTCAAAGTCCCGCGGCAACGGATGGACAGCGCGCAGGACCCGTTTCACTACGGTGAAAGGGCCGCCCGGATGAACTACGGTTTTATGGAGGTGAAAGTGCTGCCGGGAACGGTAGGGTACATCCGTTTGTCGGAAATCAACTTCTCACCCAAAAGCGTGGACCTGCTGAAGGCTGCCATGACGCTGGTACAGCACACACAGGCGCTGATCCTCGACCTGCGCGACAACGGCGGTGGCGGCAGCGCCATAGGCCTGGTACTGGAAGGTTATTTTGTAAAAGCCGGCACACCGCTGCTGGAAGTGAAGAACAGGAAAGGTGACAGCGAGGTGATGAAAGCGGAAGCACTGAGCGGTACGCAGCCTTACGAACGGCCGCTGTATATACTGGTCAATAAAAAAACGGCGTCTGCAGCGGAAGCCCTCGCGTTCGAACTGCAACACCTGAAACGGGCGATGGTAGTAGGAGAGCGCACAGCGGGCGGCGCGCATATGAATGAGCTGTTTCCGGTGGGCGACCGCTTCTGTTTATCGGTATCCTGCGCAGCGCCGGTATTTCCGGGCACAGACCACAGCTGGGAGCTGACCGGTATACAACCGGACATCGTCACCACTAACAGGGAAGAGGATTTACCGGTGGTACTGGGGCTTATAAAAAAGGACCACGATACCGCAGGGAAATGA
- a CDS encoding helix-turn-helix transcriptional regulator, protein MEQLGSGTFLGKNKVNHHLSGIILSETVYYAAVSEDWHHHANPHCSLVLEGGNLEHRRYHQQEVLPGKLVRYASFEEHRNLQTLHPSRNLNLEVEPAFFEVYGLSEITWESLPEHALQLAILQLYKERALLPEQDTLAHSILLQHWGPPVKTGKGTPLWVHRLRQLLHDRWDTPLSLETLAAETGMHPVSLSKYFPLYFQGTIGEYLRKIKIGRSLALVRDKKQSLTGIALQCGFFDQSHFIRNFKQYTGYLPGAFRKL, encoded by the coding sequence ATGGAACAACTGGGCAGCGGCACCTTTCTGGGTAAAAATAAAGTCAATCACCATCTTTCCGGTATCATCCTGTCGGAAACGGTGTACTATGCGGCGGTGTCGGAAGACTGGCACCATCACGCCAACCCCCATTGTTCGCTGGTGTTGGAAGGCGGTAACCTCGAACACCGCCGTTACCATCAGCAGGAAGTGCTGCCCGGGAAACTGGTCCGCTACGCTTCCTTTGAAGAACATCGCAACCTGCAAACGCTGCACCCCTCGCGCAACCTCAACCTCGAGGTGGAACCGGCTTTTTTCGAAGTGTACGGCCTGTCGGAAATCACCTGGGAAAGCCTTCCCGAACATGCGCTGCAGCTGGCCATCCTGCAGCTCTATAAAGAGCGCGCCCTGCTGCCGGAACAGGATACGCTGGCCCATTCTATCCTGCTGCAGCACTGGGGCCCTCCGGTGAAGACCGGCAAAGGCACGCCGCTATGGGTACACCGGTTGCGTCAACTGTTGCACGATCGCTGGGACACGCCCCTGTCGCTCGAGACCCTGGCTGCCGAAACAGGCATGCACCCGGTATCGCTCTCCAAATATTTCCCGCTCTATTTTCAGGGTACCATCGGGGAATATCTCCGCAAAATAAAAATAGGCAGATCGCTGGCGCTGGTGCGCGACAAAAAACAATCCCTCACCGGCATTGCCTTGCAATGCGGCTTCTTCGACCAGAGCCATTTCATCCGCAACTTCAAACAATACACCGGCTACCTGCCGGGCGCTTTCCGGAAACTGTAA
- a CDS encoding GlxA family transcriptional regulator has product MKHVSILVLNDAVMASIVDPHMMLSGVNGFLEDAGKLPAFKLQLLGLTPMVKQYNGLFSVHTDKMLKEVKRTDLVIIPAIAGDFEATLYKNREFIPWIIRQYKENGADVASLCSGAFVLAATGLLDGLECSSHWASANLFRQLFPDVVLVNGRIVTEQQGLYSSGGANSYWNLLLHLVEKYTDRETAIMASKVYALDIDRTSQSPFAMFSGQKKHEDAPIRLAQEYIEANIHQRISVEELSDRFAIGRRHFVRRFKKATDNTPLEYIQRVRMEAAKKKLESSRMNVNEVMYEVGYSDSKAFRAIFKKLTGMLPADYRLKYNKEAAVETSRR; this is encoded by the coding sequence ATGAAACACGTATCTATCCTTGTGCTCAATGACGCCGTGATGGCCAGTATTGTAGATCCCCACATGATGCTCTCCGGCGTGAACGGCTTTCTCGAAGATGCCGGTAAACTGCCGGCCTTTAAACTACAGCTGCTGGGTCTTACTCCCATGGTAAAACAGTACAACGGCCTGTTCAGCGTACATACGGATAAAATGCTGAAAGAGGTGAAACGTACAGATCTGGTGATCATCCCGGCTATCGCCGGCGATTTTGAAGCTACCTTGTACAAAAACAGGGAATTCATCCCCTGGATTATCCGCCAATATAAAGAAAATGGCGCAGATGTGGCCAGCCTCTGCTCCGGCGCTTTCGTACTGGCAGCCACCGGCCTGCTCGACGGCCTCGAATGCTCCAGCCACTGGGCGTCGGCCAACCTCTTCCGGCAACTGTTCCCCGACGTGGTGCTGGTCAACGGCCGCATCGTCACAGAACAACAAGGCCTCTACTCCAGCGGCGGCGCCAACTCCTACTGGAACCTGCTGCTGCACCTGGTTGAAAAATATACCGACCGCGAAACAGCCATCATGGCCTCTAAAGTATATGCGCTGGACATCGACCGCACCAGCCAGTCGCCCTTCGCCATGTTCAGCGGACAAAAGAAACACGAAGATGCCCCCATCCGTCTGGCACAGGAATATATCGAAGCCAATATCCACCAGCGCATCTCTGTAGAAGAACTGTCAGACCGTTTCGCCATCGGCCGCCGCCATTTCGTACGGCGCTTTAAAAAAGCCACCGACAATACCCCGCTGGAATACATCCAGCGCGTACGCATGGAAGCGGCTAAAAAGAAACTGGAGAGCAGCAGGATGAACGTCAACGAAGTGATGTATGAAGTCGGCTATTCGGACAGTAAAGCTTTTCGTGCTATCTTTAAAAAACTGACAGGCATGCTGCCGGCAGACTACCGCCTGAAATACAATAAAGAAGCGGCAGTGGAAACCAGCAGACGCTAA
- a CDS encoding VOC family protein — protein sequence MKNEQKITPFLWFNDNAETAIRFYQDIFKNAEVGGISRYGAGAPLPEGTLMTATFRLENLTFTALNGGPHFTFNEAVSFVISCETQEEVDYYWNGLTANGGKEGQCGWLKDPFGVSWQVVPTLLGQLFGAADRQKAGRAMQAMMGMKKLDMKGLQDAFDGK from the coding sequence ATGAAAAACGAGCAAAAAATTACCCCTTTTCTGTGGTTTAACGACAATGCAGAAACAGCTATCCGGTTTTACCAGGACATTTTCAAAAATGCGGAAGTCGGCGGTATCAGCCGTTACGGCGCCGGCGCGCCATTGCCGGAAGGTACGCTGATGACGGCTACATTCCGGCTGGAGAACCTGACCTTTACGGCGCTAAACGGAGGCCCTCATTTTACCTTTAACGAAGCCGTTTCTTTTGTGATCTCCTGTGAGACGCAGGAAGAAGTGGACTATTACTGGAACGGCCTTACAGCCAATGGCGGTAAGGAAGGCCAGTGCGGCTGGCTGAAAGACCCCTTTGGCGTGTCCTGGCAGGTGGTGCCTACCCTTCTGGGGCAGTTGTTTGGGGCGGCGGACCGCCAGAAAGCGGGCCGCGCCATGCAGGCCATGATGGGCATGAAGAAGCTGGACATGAAGGGCTTGCAGGATGCTTTTGACGGGAAATAA
- a CDS encoding dihydrofolate reductase family protein yields MRKVIVSMNISLDGFMSGRHRELDWHFASWGNDMSERLTRDLNQADTLLLGRNTYEAMAAYWQRVEIDSFFPRDDIAYAVMLNTTQKVVYSQTISRLSWSNSRQAKGDLRRVVAALKQPRPGPEKHIMVYGSGQLVGALTDQGLVDEFHLWVHPVVLGRGMPLFPGGADKVQMFMQQMQTFRSGVVWFRYIVNKNGHDVILD; encoded by the coding sequence ATGAGAAAGGTGATCGTATCCATGAACATATCGCTGGACGGGTTTATGTCCGGCCGGCACCGGGAGCTGGACTGGCATTTCGCCAGCTGGGGCAATGATATGAGTGAGCGGTTGACCCGGGATTTGAACCAGGCAGACACGTTGCTGCTGGGCCGTAATACCTATGAGGCGATGGCAGCTTACTGGCAACGGGTGGAGATTGATTCATTTTTTCCGCGGGATGACATTGCTTATGCCGTGATGCTGAATACCACGCAGAAGGTGGTGTATTCGCAGACCATCAGTAGGTTGTCCTGGAGCAACAGCCGGCAGGCGAAGGGGGATTTGCGGCGGGTGGTGGCGGCGTTGAAGCAGCCGCGTCCCGGTCCGGAGAAGCATATCATGGTATATGGGAGCGGGCAGCTGGTGGGCGCGTTGACGGACCAGGGGCTGGTGGACGAGTTTCATCTGTGGGTGCATCCGGTGGTGTTGGGGCGTGGTATGCCGTTGTTTCCCGGCGGGGCTGACAAGGTGCAGATGTTTATGCAGCAGATGCAGACGTTCCGGTCGGGGGTTGTCTGGTTCAGGTATATTGTTAACAAAAACGGGCACGACGTCATATTAGACTAA
- a CDS encoding RNA polymerase sigma factor gives MTYHALSDNDLVAGYNDGIVECFTEIYNRYWAILYRHALRMLRDEYASQDVVQETFHSLIRHGKIQDAIPLRLLLYTTVRNRIINDYRREKVREKYLATLSHYVSASECTEIQVRERELQRQIEMEISRLPERMRLTFELSRKQHCDYKTIAERTSTSTETVRKQIHNAIRILRTKLSYF, from the coding sequence ATGACCTATCATGCATTAAGTGATAATGATCTGGTTGCCGGTTATAATGATGGCATCGTTGAATGTTTCACAGAAATTTACAACCGTTATTGGGCTATTCTGTACCGGCATGCGTTGCGGATGCTTCGTGACGAGTATGCGTCGCAGGATGTGGTACAGGAGACGTTCCATTCCCTGATCCGTCATGGCAAAATACAGGATGCCATTCCTCTTCGGTTATTGTTGTATACGACGGTGCGCAACCGGATCATCAATGATTACCGGAGGGAGAAGGTACGGGAGAAGTACCTGGCTACATTAAGTCATTATGTGAGTGCGTCGGAGTGTACAGAGATACAGGTGCGGGAGCGGGAGCTGCAGCGGCAGATAGAGATGGAGATTTCGCGGTTGCCGGAGCGGATGCGGCTGACGTTTGAGCTGAGCCGCAAGCAGCATTGCGATTACAAGACGATTGCGGAGCGTACCAGCACGTCTACCGAGACGGTGCGTAAGCAGATCCACAATGCTATCCGGATTTTGCGGACGAAGTTGAGCTACTTTTAG
- a CDS encoding FecR family protein: protein MNAESSITYPVPFTGKERRVHLTGEAYFEVAKHQQQPFIVSSLQQSIKVTGTHFNVCCYLHQPDITTLAEGSVDITPLSSSTTHSLKPGQQATLIGNDFEVKSVKAEDVIAWKDGLFVFNDTPLKEALQQIGRWYDVEFTYNNTLPLNKRFDAEISRNLNLQQVINIIEMGTKLTFKLDGRKINVQ from the coding sequence TTGAATGCGGAATCGAGCATCACCTACCCTGTACCTTTTACCGGCAAAGAGCGCCGGGTGCATTTAACCGGTGAAGCGTATTTTGAAGTAGCAAAGCATCAACAGCAACCTTTTATAGTCTCCAGCCTGCAACAAAGCATCAAGGTGACCGGCACACATTTCAATGTATGCTGTTATCTCCACCAGCCTGATATCACCACGCTCGCAGAAGGCAGCGTGGACATCACGCCCCTCTCTTCATCCACGACCCACTCTCTTAAGCCTGGTCAGCAAGCCACCCTGATTGGTAACGACTTTGAAGTAAAGTCAGTCAAAGCCGAAGACGTCATAGCATGGAAAGACGGATTGTTTGTATTTAATGACACCCCTTTAAAAGAAGCTCTACAACAAATTGGCAGATGGTACGATGTTGAATTCACCTACAACAACACCCTTCCTCTGAATAAACGATTTGACGCAGAAATCTCCAGGAATCTGAATCTTCAGCAGGTCATCAACATTATCGAAATGGGAACAAAACTAACATTCAAATTGGACGGAAGGAAAATCAACGTTCAGTAA